The DNA segment CCGATTACATCCTCGTGGTGTCCGATGGCAGCATCGTCTCGGCTGGGTCCCCAGAAGAAGTGCTTGCAGACACGGAGACGACCACCTTAGAGGACGCATTCGAGACAGCAGTGAGCGGTCGCACGGTCACATCCGAGGGGGGCAATAACCGTGAGTGACGCCACCCAGCAGTTTACTGCGGTCTTCGAACGAGAGTTGCGGGCACTCGCGCGCTCGCGGGCAGTCTGGCTGCTTGCCGTCGGGTTCTTCGCACTTATCGTGGCGATTGCAGTACTCGGCGGACAAGCCGGCTACGTGCCGCTCGTACTGGCGTTGCTCACGCCGGTCGAGGTCTTGGTTCCGGTGTTGGTAGTGGCGCTCGGGTATCGAGCGATTCTCGGCGATCGGTTGCGGGGCGAATTGAAAGTCCTCGATACGTTCCCGATAACTCCCATCCGGTACGGGCTCGGCGTCTACTGTGGCCGACTCGCAGTCGCACTCGGGATTATCGTCGTGACGCTGCTCGCAGCAGGGTTCGTTGTACCACTCTCGGGGGGGACGCCGAACGTGCTCGCACAATCAGGCGGATTAGACTCGCCAGTGTACTACGCGCGGTTCGTCGCGTTGACGATGGTATTCGCGGGCGTTGTTCTCGCCATCACACTATTGATTTCGTCGGTAGCTCGGTCTGCGCGTCGCGGGCTTGTGTCGGCGGTCGGCTTGTTGCTCGTAGTCGTCATCGGCTTCGACCTCGTCGTGATTGCTGGGGTCGGACAAGGCTGGATCGTCGAACGAGGGCTGGCCGGGGCACTCGCAGCCAGTCCGCTAAGTGCGTACCGTGGGCTCGTGATGACGTATGCTGTCGAGCCAGCCGTGACGATGCCGGTTCGTGCAGCCTCGCCGATTGCAAGCGTGTTCTCGCTGGCTGTGTGGACGTCCCTTTCCCTCCTCACTGCCTCAGCGCTGACCGGAATTGAGTGATTACCGAACGGCTCAGTGCTGACGAGGGCGCGTCAATCCAGCGGTAGTATGCAGTGACTGTAGAGAAGGTTAGGTGAACGTGAGATACGCGATTGCGAACTGGACGGCGTTGTACGTGCCGTGAACAACGACCGGCGCGAAGAGGTCGTCTGTCTGCTCGTACGTAGCTCCGAGTACGAGTGCGACTCCGAAGACTCGGGCGAGCGTGACGAGGATAGCGCCCGGTGTGGCACCCGTACCGCCGTACGCGAGGATGTGGCTGGCAGCAAACACGAACGACGCGGTGATAACGGCACTCCGACGTGAATACGCACCGTACAGGTACTTCTGGAGGGCATTTCGTGCGAGTAATTCTTCACCCGGTGCGACAACGACGAACGAAAGGACGATTAGCGGAAGCAGGATTTCGGGGGTTGTTTTTGCTGTCTCGATGAGGGAGTGGGATGTTTGTGGAAGTGAGAATACAGAGACCGTGGCAGCCATTATTGCATGTAGGGTGAAAATTGCGAGTATCCCAGCTGCTGCCATGACCAGGTCGCGCTGAGTCAGCGTGCTCACGTTGATGCTACTGTTAACAGATCTGATGAACACGACGCCAACGCCTGCGTAGGCGATGCTGGCGACGGCAGTGGAAACTGAAACGCGAACCACCGGCGTGGATGGTACAAGGGAAACGGCAACGCTGGTGAGGAAACTCCCAACGACGAGTGCGAGAGCGGACACGGAGAGAGCGAGGAGGGTTCGTCGCTCCCGGGTTTTGACTGCCGGTTGATTCAACCCGGTGATGGAAGCACCACCCGCTCCCAGCGCACCGAAGCCAGCCAGCAGCGAGATAATCGGTCCGAGGGATCCTGCGGTTTGGAGTTCAATGACAGCAGCGGCAGCTCCGAGTGTCAGAAATGCGGCGGCTATCGTTGCGACAGTATCAACCCACGATGGACCGTGTCCGTGACGACGGACAGTGAACGCCAGTACGGCGACCGCTCCGAAGCCACGAGTGGCCGGTAACGTGAGCTCTGCTGTTGCAGGCCACGAAAGGAACGTCCCGGCTAATCCGACCCCAGCGAGTACAACCCCGACTGTGTGCGCGTAGTTTTGCTTCACAAGATGAGAGTCACCGCTTTCTCCGGCAGCACTTAATCCCAGTATTCGTGTGTACCATTCTTGGTTAGGCGAGTCGGAGGACGAATCCTGTGAGGAATAGCGTAAAAACGATGCCTGCGAGAACCACCATCATGAGGGATTTGTCGTTCACG comes from the Halobacterium noricense genome and includes:
- a CDS encoding ABC transporter permease, giving the protein MSDATQQFTAVFERELRALARSRAVWLLAVGFFALIVAIAVLGGQAGYVPLVLALLTPVEVLVPVLVVALGYRAILGDRLRGELKVLDTFPITPIRYGLGVYCGRLAVALGIIVVTLLAAGFVVPLSGGTPNVLAQSGGLDSPVYYARFVALTMVFAGVVLAITLLISSVARSARRGLVSAVGLLLVVVIGFDLVVIAGVGQGWIVERGLAGALAASPLSAYRGLVMTYAVEPAVTMPVRAASPIASVFSLAVWTSLSLLTASALTGIE
- a CDS encoding CPBP family intramembrane glutamic endopeptidase, producing the protein MKQNYAHTVGVVLAGVGLAGTFLSWPATAELTLPATRGFGAVAVLAFTVRRHGHGPSWVDTVATIAAAFLTLGAAAAVIELQTAGSLGPIISLLAGFGALGAGGASITGLNQPAVKTRERRTLLALSVSALALVVGSFLTSVAVSLVPSTPVVRVSVSTAVASIAYAGVGVVFIRSVNSSINVSTLTQRDLVMAAAGILAIFTLHAIMAATVSVFSLPQTSHSLIETAKTTPEILLPLIVLSFVVVAPGEELLARNALQKYLYGAYSRRSAVITASFVFAASHILAYGGTGATPGAILVTLARVFGVALVLGATYEQTDDLFAPVVVHGTYNAVQFAIAYLTFT